One window of Legionella pneumophila subsp. pneumophila str. Philadelphia 1 genomic DNA carries:
- the hypD gene encoding hydrogenase formation protein HypD, with the protein MKYIEEFRNGAYAQAIINEIIATAEPQRHYQFMEFCGGHTHAIHRYGIPSLLPNNVEMIHGPGCPVCVLPIARIDKAIALASMPQVILCSYADMLRVPGSGQKSLLTAKACGADVRMIYSANDALKIAQENPDKDVVFFAIGFETTTPPTAFVIKQAKKLNITNFSVFCNHVLTPIAMDSLLQANEVALDGFVGPAHVSIVIGSFPYEQVCKKYQKPIVISGFEPLDVLHSILMLIQQLNEGRCDVEIQYTRAVNRKGNLLSQRIMAEVLEIRDRFEWRGLGFIPSSALKIKESFSEFDAEQRFELPESAAQEHKQCLCGEVLRGVKKPTDCKLFAKACLPENPLGSCMVSSEGACAAVYAYGRVNAL; encoded by the coding sequence GTGAAATACATAGAAGAGTTTCGTAACGGTGCTTACGCACAAGCCATTATCAATGAAATTATCGCAACAGCAGAGCCGCAAAGACATTATCAGTTTATGGAGTTTTGTGGAGGCCATACTCATGCTATTCATCGTTATGGGATTCCAAGTTTGCTTCCCAACAATGTTGAAATGATTCATGGCCCCGGTTGTCCTGTTTGCGTTTTGCCTATAGCGAGAATTGATAAGGCTATTGCGCTTGCCTCAATGCCGCAAGTGATTCTGTGCAGCTATGCTGACATGCTGCGAGTCCCGGGAAGTGGACAAAAAAGTTTGTTAACCGCCAAAGCATGCGGCGCTGATGTCAGGATGATCTATTCTGCGAATGATGCATTAAAAATCGCTCAGGAAAACCCCGATAAAGACGTTGTGTTTTTTGCTATAGGCTTTGAAACAACAACACCTCCCACTGCTTTTGTCATTAAGCAAGCTAAAAAATTAAACATCACTAATTTCAGTGTATTTTGTAACCATGTGTTAACTCCCATTGCTATGGATAGTTTGCTGCAGGCCAATGAAGTTGCCCTGGACGGCTTTGTTGGCCCAGCCCATGTCAGTATCGTGATTGGGAGTTTTCCTTATGAGCAAGTTTGTAAAAAATACCAAAAACCTATCGTGATATCAGGGTTTGAGCCGTTGGATGTGTTGCATTCTATTCTGATGTTAATTCAACAATTGAATGAGGGGCGTTGTGATGTGGAAATTCAATACACTCGTGCAGTGAATCGTAAGGGTAATCTTTTGTCACAACGCATCATGGCCGAAGTCCTGGAAATACGCGATCGTTTTGAATGGCGTGGTTTGGGTTTTATTCCATCCAGCGCATTAAAGATCAAAGAGTCTTTTTCTGAGTTTGATGCTGAACAGCGTTTCGAATTACCGGAGAGTGCAGCGCAGGAACATAAGCAATGTCTTTGTGGTGAGGTATTAAGAGGAGTAAAAAAACCAACTGATTGCAAATTATTTGCCAAGGCTTGCTTGCCAGAAAATCCTTTAGGATCCTGTATGGTTTCATCGGAGGGAGCTTGTGCAGCAGTTTATGCTTATGGACGGGTTAATGCTTTATGA
- a CDS encoding HypC/HybG/HupF family hydrogenase formation chaperone: protein MCLALPAQIDQVLEDNKAIVNLGGITKEISTVLLEQVSEGEYVIIHAGFALTKLDEREANKTLSLFAHMLKDGLK from the coding sequence ATGTGCTTAGCGTTGCCAGCGCAAATTGATCAGGTTTTGGAAGATAACAAGGCAATCGTTAATTTGGGTGGGATCACCAAGGAAATTTCCACTGTTCTTTTGGAGCAGGTTTCTGAAGGAGAGTACGTCATTATTCATGCAGGATTCGCCTTAACAAAACTGGATGAAAGAGAGGCAAACAAAACATTGAGTTTGTTTGCCCATATGCTAAAGGATGGCTTGAAGTGA
- the hypF gene encoding carbamoyltransferase HypF — translation MELERVQISIQGLVQGVGFRPCVYKLAKQMELTGFVQNNASGVLIEIQGNYLSQFIPKLREQLPPLAAIHNLEFTSLPIVPNERAFEILDSQQGKINTVITPDVCICSECLGELFDPQSRYYRYPFLNCTHCGPRFTITRNLPYDRCQTSMSQFPLCQSCQSDYLNPDNRRYHAQPTACSECGPQLALSVDKVAQRIRDGEIIALKGLGGYQLICDARNEDAISQLRLRKSREAKPFALMVVNAKSAERIAEVSPQARVVLESRERPIVLLRKKKALLPDEIAPGLNHFGIMLPSTPLHYLLFNSFLGNPDYCQWLDEYHSMVLVVTSANIGGEPLIIDDKKAEQGLISIADKIVSHDREIITRTDDSVVRMINDTSVLIRRARGYVPAPLRLPYEIPPTVALGGHLKNTFCITRGEEAFVSQHIGSLNNKATIEYFHESLNHLLKFLAVKPERIAHDWHPDFYTSRLAQKYDISAYGVQHHHAHLASVVAEHGIQEPVLGLVLDGYGFGSDGEAWGGELLLLEKAEFKRVGHFFPIPQPGGELAAREPWRMAAGILHTLGRGDEISQRFKEQPQSPFLLQLLEKKIHCPLTTSCGRLFDAVSALLGVESLSLFEGHAAMRLESMVTHPQVLNKGWTINGNVFDMRPTLQFIANTTEQQLGANLFHGTLIAGLSEWVTGICREKGIHMLLLSGGCFLNQVLAEGLINSLIKSGIKPLLPKLLPPNDGGIALGQAWIVGIKE, via the coding sequence ATGGAATTGGAACGGGTACAAATTAGCATTCAAGGACTAGTGCAAGGGGTTGGTTTTAGACCGTGCGTTTATAAGCTTGCCAAACAAATGGAATTAACTGGCTTTGTACAAAATAATGCATCAGGTGTTTTGATAGAAATTCAAGGCAACTATTTATCACAATTTATTCCGAAATTAAGAGAGCAATTACCTCCTCTCGCAGCAATTCATAACCTGGAGTTCACTTCACTGCCAATTGTTCCGAACGAAAGAGCTTTTGAAATTCTTGATAGCCAGCAGGGTAAAATAAATACTGTCATTACTCCGGATGTTTGCATTTGTTCTGAATGCCTCGGTGAATTATTTGACCCTCAAAGCAGATACTATCGTTATCCTTTCTTAAATTGTACTCACTGTGGTCCAAGGTTCACAATTACCAGAAATCTGCCCTATGATCGTTGTCAAACATCAATGAGTCAGTTTCCCCTTTGTCAATCGTGTCAATCCGACTATTTAAATCCTGATAACCGTCGCTATCACGCGCAACCTACAGCCTGTAGTGAATGTGGCCCGCAACTCGCGCTATCAGTCGACAAGGTAGCTCAAAGAATTCGGGATGGAGAAATTATTGCTTTAAAGGGTTTGGGAGGATATCAATTAATTTGTGATGCTCGAAATGAGGATGCTATTTCACAATTGCGGTTAAGAAAAAGTCGTGAGGCCAAACCATTCGCTTTGATGGTAGTTAATGCGAAAAGTGCAGAAAGAATTGCCGAAGTAAGCCCCCAGGCCAGAGTGGTATTAGAAAGCAGAGAAAGGCCGATTGTCTTGTTAAGAAAAAAGAAAGCGCTTTTACCGGATGAGATTGCTCCGGGCTTAAATCATTTCGGTATCATGCTACCTTCTACTCCATTACATTATTTGCTTTTTAATTCGTTCCTTGGCAACCCGGATTATTGCCAATGGCTGGATGAGTATCATTCCATGGTATTAGTGGTGACCAGTGCGAACATAGGCGGTGAACCGCTCATTATTGATGATAAGAAGGCCGAGCAAGGTTTAATTTCAATAGCCGATAAAATTGTCTCTCATGATCGGGAAATCATTACTCGCACAGATGACTCTGTTGTTCGCATGATTAATGACACTTCAGTATTGATTCGTCGGGCACGCGGCTATGTGCCTGCTCCTTTAAGATTGCCTTATGAAATTCCCCCTACCGTGGCCTTGGGAGGACATCTTAAAAATACCTTCTGTATTACTCGTGGCGAAGAAGCTTTCGTTTCACAACATATTGGCAGTTTAAACAATAAAGCGACGATTGAGTATTTTCATGAGTCATTGAATCATTTATTAAAATTTCTTGCGGTCAAACCAGAACGAATCGCTCATGATTGGCATCCTGATTTTTATACCAGCAGATTGGCGCAAAAGTATGATATATCTGCTTACGGGGTGCAGCATCATCATGCCCACTTGGCTTCTGTTGTAGCAGAACATGGAATTCAGGAGCCTGTATTAGGATTGGTTCTGGATGGCTATGGGTTTGGTTCTGATGGCGAAGCTTGGGGGGGCGAATTATTATTACTGGAGAAAGCGGAATTTAAGCGCGTTGGACATTTTTTCCCTATTCCTCAGCCCGGAGGCGAACTTGCTGCAAGAGAACCCTGGCGTATGGCTGCTGGAATTTTGCATACTTTGGGAAGGGGGGATGAGATTTCGCAACGGTTTAAAGAGCAGCCCCAATCGCCATTTTTACTGCAATTATTAGAAAAAAAGATTCATTGTCCGCTGACTACCAGTTGTGGGCGACTGTTTGATGCGGTCAGCGCTCTTTTAGGGGTTGAATCGCTCTCCTTGTTTGAAGGTCATGCGGCCATGAGATTGGAAAGCATGGTGACTCATCCACAAGTCTTAAACAAAGGCTGGACGATAAACGGCAATGTTTTTGACATGCGGCCTACTTTACAGTTTATAGCAAACACGACAGAGCAACAGTTAGGGGCCAATCTGTTTCATGGTACTTTAATAGCAGGTCTTAGCGAGTGGGTTACAGGAATTTGTCGAGAAAAAGGGATTCACATGCTACTATTGAGTGGCGGCTGTTTTTTAAACCAGGTTCTTGCGGAAGGCTTAATTAATTCATTAATTAAATCAGGTATTAAACCCCTGTTGCCCAAATTGCTTCCACCAAATGATGGTGGAATTGCGCTAGGTCAAGCATGGATTGTTGGAATAAAAGAATAA
- the hypB gene encoding hydrogenase nickel incorporation protein HypB: MCGICGCSVEKGQTMDNGHHAAHHEHSVPHEHSVDIEQNILAQNNEFAAHNRDYFLRHKILALNLMSSPGSGKTTLLSKTISELGKEMDIAVIVGDQQTNCDAQMLKSHGGDAWQINTGKVCHLDAHMISHAIQDISLKKQSLLFIENVGNLVCPASFHLGEQFRIVVLSVTEGENKPLKYPDMFHSADLLLITKADLLPHVNFDLDLCKEYVRRTNPSIDIITLSAVNGVGLKDWHDWLLHSFRLNVQSSS; this comes from the coding sequence ATGTGCGGGATATGCGGATGTTCAGTAGAAAAAGGTCAAACCATGGATAATGGGCATCATGCTGCTCACCATGAGCATTCTGTGCCTCATGAACATTCAGTTGATATCGAGCAGAATATTTTAGCGCAAAACAATGAATTTGCTGCTCATAACCGGGATTATTTTCTCAGGCATAAAATTTTGGCTTTGAATTTGATGTCAAGCCCTGGATCCGGGAAGACAACATTGCTTTCCAAAACCATTTCCGAACTTGGCAAGGAAATGGATATTGCAGTCATAGTAGGTGATCAACAAACAAATTGTGATGCCCAAATGCTAAAATCTCATGGAGGGGATGCCTGGCAAATTAATACTGGAAAAGTATGCCATTTGGATGCCCATATGATCAGTCACGCCATACAAGATATTTCCCTAAAAAAGCAATCGCTTTTATTTATCGAAAATGTGGGTAATCTCGTTTGCCCGGCTTCATTTCATCTGGGCGAGCAATTCAGAATAGTAGTTCTTTCTGTGACGGAAGGAGAGAATAAACCGCTCAAATACCCTGATATGTTTCATTCAGCAGATTTGCTTCTGATAACCAAAGCAGATTTATTACCCCATGTGAATTTTGATTTGGATTTATGTAAGGAATATGTACGCCGCACGAATCCATCCATAGACATTATTACCCTGTCAGCGGTTAATGGTGTTGGATTGAAGGATTGGCACGATTGGTTGTTGCATTCTTTTAGGTTGAATGTCCAGTCTTCTTCATAG
- the hypA gene encoding hydrogenase maturation nickel metallochaperone HypA: MHELWLCKRIVEIIKQQATGNKCRKVKKIVLEIGQLVAVDKHALNFSFKVITQGTIAQNAELSIVEIPGEAICNSCQQIVPMKQYYDECLVCGNHSLTLTKGEELKVKSMVVE, translated from the coding sequence ATGCATGAATTATGGTTATGTAAGCGTATTGTCGAGATTATCAAGCAACAAGCCACTGGCAATAAATGCCGAAAGGTAAAGAAAATAGTGCTGGAAATAGGGCAGCTAGTAGCAGTCGATAAGCACGCATTGAATTTTAGCTTTAAAGTGATAACTCAAGGGACGATTGCACAAAATGCAGAATTATCGATTGTAGAAATCCCAGGTGAAGCAATATGCAATTCTTGTCAACAAATTGTACCGATGAAACAGTATTATGATGAATGCCTGGTTTGCGGCAATCATTCCTTAACACTGACAAAAGGTGAAGAATTAAAAGTGAAATCAATGGTGGTGGAATAA
- a CDS encoding HoxN/HupN/NixA family nickel/cobalt transporter, which yields MNDSGWFLISTALLLGMRHGFDLDHLATIDAITRTVRYKPSLSRMVGFLFSLGHGLVVIIVSLIIGGGIISASTPEWLNEVGNIVSVTCLLLFGFLTLWNTVHYSSSAIIPTNLRSYLFRKLADNNVHPLMILFIGALFALSFDTMSQIVLFSLAASALSGFLFSGLLGFVFMLGMMMSDGLNGFFVASLIRRADGFSLLFSRLVGFGIAFFSIGIAIINCCKLL from the coding sequence ATGAACGATTCAGGTTGGTTTTTGATTTCAACTGCTCTCTTGCTTGGGATGCGTCATGGTTTTGATTTGGATCATCTGGCAACGATCGATGCGATAACTCGCACAGTTCGTTATAAACCTTCTTTATCGCGCATGGTTGGCTTTTTGTTTTCACTAGGCCATGGTTTGGTAGTTATTATTGTGAGTTTGATCATTGGCGGGGGTATTATTTCAGCGAGTACTCCTGAATGGTTAAATGAAGTGGGAAATATTGTATCAGTTACCTGTTTATTGTTATTTGGGTTTTTAACTTTGTGGAATACGGTTCATTATTCATCTTCTGCCATCATACCAACCAACTTAAGGAGTTATTTATTCAGGAAGCTTGCTGATAACAATGTACATCCTCTTATGATTCTTTTCATTGGTGCGTTGTTTGCCTTATCTTTTGATACGATGAGTCAAATTGTATTGTTTTCACTTGCAGCCAGTGCTTTATCAGGTTTTCTATTTTCCGGGTTATTAGGTTTTGTTTTTATGCTGGGAATGATGATGTCGGATGGATTAAATGGATTTTTTGTAGCAAGCTTGATTCGGCGTGCTGATGGGTTCTCATTACTTTTCTCAAGATTAGTAGGATTTGGCATTGCTTTTTTTAGCATAGGTATTGCTATAATCAATTGCTGCAAATTGCTTTAA
- a CDS encoding glycosyltransferase family 2 protein, which yields MSKTAKHKKLISCVVPVFNEEVLIAEFIAALDKTLKSITYPYEILLIDDGSQDNTFAIIQTLRKEYSLRCIRFSRNFGKEKALSAGLDHARGDAVILLDSDFQHPLELLSEFIAKWEDGYDMVYAVRQNRSDESWLKRVCAKIFYHLTSKINRINIPANAGDFRLLDRKIVNALQTLPERNRFMKGLYSWVGFKQIAVPFNVHPRKSGSSQWSFYSLLDLAITGITSFTAFPLRMISLGGMVVAALALIYAAWIVLSTLIFGIETPGWATIVTAISFFGGLQLFAIGVVGEYIGRVFDEVKHRPHYIIDEESSFDDHCS from the coding sequence ATGTCTAAAACTGCAAAACATAAAAAACTCATCTCTTGCGTTGTTCCTGTTTTTAATGAGGAAGTACTTATTGCTGAATTCATCGCCGCATTGGATAAAACTCTTAAGAGCATCACTTATCCTTATGAAATTCTACTGATAGATGATGGAAGCCAGGATAATACTTTCGCAATCATTCAAACATTAAGAAAAGAGTATTCTCTTCGTTGCATTCGTTTCAGTAGAAATTTCGGCAAGGAAAAAGCGCTCAGTGCAGGATTGGATCATGCGCGCGGAGATGCTGTGATCTTATTGGATAGTGATTTCCAACACCCGCTTGAATTATTAAGCGAATTTATCGCCAAATGGGAAGACGGTTATGACATGGTTTATGCCGTGAGGCAAAATCGTTCTGACGAATCATGGCTAAAACGAGTTTGCGCTAAAATTTTTTATCATCTCACTTCCAAAATAAACCGTATTAATATCCCGGCAAATGCAGGTGACTTTAGATTGCTCGATAGAAAAATTGTTAATGCACTACAAACCCTTCCCGAACGTAATCGCTTTATGAAGGGTTTATACAGCTGGGTCGGTTTTAAACAAATAGCCGTGCCATTTAATGTACACCCCCGTAAATCGGGTAGTTCACAATGGAGTTTTTATTCTTTACTGGATTTGGCAATTACTGGCATAACATCGTTTACTGCTTTTCCTCTAAGAATGATTTCCCTGGGAGGAATGGTGGTGGCAGCCCTGGCGCTTATTTATGCCGCCTGGATTGTATTAAGCACGCTAATCTTTGGCATTGAAACCCCTGGCTGGGCAACCATAGTCACTGCAATCAGTTTTTTTGGCGGATTGCAATTATTTGCTATCGGTGTAGTTGGCGAATACATAGGCCGTGTTTTTGATGAAGTGAAACACAGACCCCACTACATTATCGATGAGGAGTCCAGTTTTGATGACCACTGCTCTTAA
- a CDS encoding GtrA family protein — protein sequence MTTALKLSHRLIYFTGVGICAAIVHLLIVFNLVNFLNLQPLLSNAIAFLIAFNVSYLGHKYFTFNQLQDKKQLSLPHFFLVAASAGLLNETLYYLLLRFTTLYYIAALVFVLSIVAVYNYLFSRFWACR from the coding sequence ATGACCACTGCTCTTAAATTATCCCATCGATTAATTTATTTTACTGGAGTAGGGATCTGCGCTGCTATCGTACATCTTTTGATCGTGTTCAATTTAGTCAATTTTCTAAATCTTCAACCTCTGCTGTCTAATGCTATTGCTTTTTTAATTGCATTCAATGTCAGCTATTTAGGTCATAAATATTTCACTTTTAATCAGCTACAAGATAAAAAACAATTAAGTTTGCCTCATTTTTTTCTAGTGGCAGCTTCTGCCGGCCTACTTAATGAAACACTATATTATCTGCTATTACGCTTCACAACGTTATATTATATTGCTGCCCTGGTTTTTGTTTTAAGTATCGTTGCAGTTTACAACTATCTTTTTTCAAGATTTTGGGCCTGTCGTTAA
- a CDS encoding ChbG/HpnK family deacetylase, with the protein MSDLKNIFLCADDFGLNHGITQGILKMARLQRLSAVSCIVNASSFDVDAPDLLALKNGVRTGLHFNLTEGYFLSHPDKLCFGLRELLIRSHLGILNSRLISDELNTQLDHFIKVMGKLPDFIDGHQHIHQFPGIRRIIIDMYEQRLKGKSIFIRSTYPSVNMSGYQAKTKILGITGGKILSSQLKKTNIPHNPYFAGIYDFSARTNYRSLFRQWLNNVPTNTLIMCHPGEGDNSDIIAAARARELNYFLSDEFMQDCEEYQVNLTTGPKS; encoded by the coding sequence ATGAGTGATCTGAAAAATATATTCTTGTGCGCTGATGATTTTGGCCTTAATCATGGTATTACCCAGGGTATTTTAAAAATGGCTCGTTTACAGCGCTTATCCGCAGTAAGCTGTATTGTGAATGCCAGTTCTTTTGATGTCGATGCCCCAGACTTATTGGCTTTGAAAAATGGGGTTCGCACTGGCTTGCATTTTAATCTCACAGAAGGTTATTTTCTATCTCATCCTGACAAGCTTTGTTTTGGTTTAAGAGAATTACTTATCAGATCGCATTTGGGTATCTTGAATTCAAGATTAATCTCAGATGAATTGAATACTCAATTGGATCATTTCATAAAAGTCATGGGAAAGTTGCCGGATTTTATTGATGGTCATCAACATATCCATCAGTTTCCTGGTATTAGGCGAATTATTATTGATATGTATGAACAGCGATTAAAGGGAAAGAGTATTTTTATTCGTTCCACGTACCCTTCGGTTAACATGTCAGGGTATCAAGCAAAAACAAAAATTCTGGGAATAACTGGCGGTAAAATTTTAAGTAGCCAGTTAAAGAAAACAAATATTCCTCACAATCCTTATTTTGCAGGGATTTACGATTTTTCTGCCAGAACGAACTACAGATCTTTATTCAGGCAATGGTTAAACAATGTTCCGACAAATACCTTAATCATGTGCCATCCTGGTGAAGGTGACAATAGTGATATTATTGCAGCGGCAAGAGCCAGGGAACTAAATTATTTTTTGAGTGATGAATTTATGCAAGATTGTGAGGAATACCAAGTCAATTTAACGACAGGCCCAAAATCTTGA
- a CDS encoding EamA family transporter has product MPFAHLLLALLVVFVWGINFIFVKLSLEEFSPLLLCAVRFLLASVPAVFFIKPPAVPFKIIASYGLIMFALQFALLFIGLRVGMTPGVASLLMQVQVFFSMFFAIIFLGEQPQVGQIIGALIAFIGIGVVALHFDHNVSLMGFLCILAAAASWGIGNLITKKIHSVNLIAVIVWSSFVACLPMFILSLVFEGPESFVTAYEHMTWKGILSVLYIVYISTWVGYGVWNWLISRYPVGMVVPFTLLVPVVGILSSVLILGEPFYLWKLVAGLLVISGLCINLLTTRLFVAKTQQPETA; this is encoded by the coding sequence ATGCCTTTTGCCCATCTCTTGTTAGCTTTATTGGTTGTTTTCGTTTGGGGAATTAATTTTATTTTCGTCAAGCTTAGTCTTGAAGAATTTTCTCCACTGCTTCTTTGCGCTGTCAGATTTCTTTTAGCCAGTGTACCGGCTGTGTTTTTTATCAAGCCTCCTGCTGTACCTTTTAAAATTATTGCTAGTTATGGGTTAATCATGTTTGCCTTGCAATTTGCATTGCTTTTTATTGGTTTGCGTGTGGGCATGACTCCAGGAGTGGCTTCTTTACTCATGCAAGTGCAAGTCTTTTTCAGTATGTTTTTTGCAATAATCTTTTTAGGAGAACAACCCCAAGTCGGGCAGATAATAGGGGCTTTGATTGCATTTATAGGCATTGGTGTAGTGGCCTTACACTTCGACCACAATGTGTCTTTAATGGGGTTTTTATGTATTCTTGCTGCAGCGGCTTCCTGGGGTATTGGCAACCTCATTACGAAAAAAATTCATTCTGTTAATCTGATTGCTGTGATTGTTTGGAGTAGTTTTGTTGCCTGTTTGCCCATGTTTATACTTTCACTGGTTTTTGAAGGGCCTGAAAGCTTTGTAACTGCCTATGAACATATGACCTGGAAAGGCATTCTTTCCGTGCTTTATATTGTTTATATTTCAACTTGGGTTGGTTATGGAGTATGGAATTGGTTGATAAGCCGTTATCCAGTTGGCATGGTAGTACCTTTCACTTTATTGGTTCCAGTTGTGGGTATTTTGAGTTCTGTCCTTATTTTGGGAGAACCATTTTATCTCTGGAAGCTGGTTGCCGGATTGCTGGTGATTAGTGGGCTTTGTATTAATTTACTGACAACTCGCCTGTTTGTTGCAAAAACGCAACAACCTGAGACAGCCTAG
- the sdbB gene encoding Dot/Icm T4SS effector SdbB: MAKTITKDSFFHSRLQQFVANSLFPAGAGDWYKNKGYGKKGEVDDEAPFRDFVEKQKTDKKSHYYKEFQGLDLSLKKVKTKLVSGESCQLEVMKCQPESNEPKKPGTGKHIVYFPGANTYYQACFRDISTACKETGATVHAFNFPGTGLSSGKVREANDLINAGISVVSSLIKQGVHPDDIILQGDCYGASIALEVKKQLEDQADIKVRAIMNNVFKSFKAAVCDMITQSPWLPNILKSIVKRLLEFTGWHVTPGKKYKHADPYQCHIQHLGDQTLESSTLSGKVSKYHHEIQTGQTKSQKRAPITDTCPEEYRKDRDELDRKHYVRVKESAKERLASKFGVDKFGRVNAHFADLCELEMLDGQSVYQGFVNDYIARSNAYIEKHPQKGIKEVQDDLRKLHYLQPADSIEITEDEAQDFNTVVDLITEEQQLRHDRFNDNTIGKSISM, encoded by the coding sequence ATGGCCAAAACTATTACAAAAGACAGTTTTTTTCATAGTCGTTTACAACAATTTGTAGCTAATTCCCTTTTTCCAGCAGGGGCCGGTGATTGGTATAAAAACAAAGGCTACGGAAAAAAGGGCGAAGTTGATGACGAAGCTCCTTTTAGAGATTTCGTTGAAAAACAAAAAACCGATAAAAAATCACACTATTATAAAGAGTTTCAAGGCCTGGATTTAAGTCTGAAGAAAGTGAAAACAAAGCTGGTTTCTGGTGAATCCTGTCAGTTAGAAGTCATGAAATGCCAACCAGAGTCAAATGAACCTAAAAAACCTGGCACTGGCAAACATATTGTCTATTTTCCCGGGGCAAATACTTACTACCAAGCCTGTTTTCGCGATATCAGCACGGCTTGCAAAGAAACTGGAGCAACAGTACATGCTTTTAATTTCCCAGGGACAGGTCTCAGTTCAGGGAAGGTGAGAGAGGCAAATGACTTAATCAATGCCGGTATTTCTGTGGTATCTTCTTTGATTAAACAAGGCGTGCACCCGGACGACATCATTTTACAGGGTGATTGCTACGGAGCAAGCATTGCATTAGAGGTAAAAAAGCAATTAGAAGACCAGGCAGACATCAAAGTTCGTGCAATCATGAACAATGTTTTCAAGTCATTTAAAGCAGCCGTTTGCGATATGATTACCCAATCTCCATGGCTACCTAATATATTAAAAAGCATTGTTAAAAGATTGTTAGAATTTACCGGCTGGCATGTTACTCCGGGAAAAAAATATAAACATGCCGATCCTTACCAATGTCATATTCAACACTTGGGAGATCAAACGCTAGAATCGTCAACATTATCAGGTAAAGTCAGCAAATATCATCATGAAATACAAACTGGGCAAACCAAATCTCAAAAAAGGGCTCCCATTACCGATACTTGTCCAGAAGAGTATCGAAAGGATCGCGATGAGCTGGATAGGAAACATTATGTTCGAGTCAAAGAAAGCGCTAAAGAACGCCTTGCTTCCAAATTTGGAGTAGATAAATTTGGAAGGGTCAATGCTCACTTTGCCGATTTGTGTGAACTGGAAATGTTGGATGGGCAATCGGTGTATCAAGGCTTTGTCAATGACTATATTGCCAGATCGAATGCTTATATCGAAAAACACCCTCAAAAAGGTATTAAAGAAGTTCAGGATGATTTACGTAAATTACATTACCTGCAACCAGCTGATTCCATAGAGATTACTGAAGATGAAGCTCAGGATTTTAATACGGTAGTGGATCTTATTACGGAAGAACAACAACTAAGGCATGATCGATTCAACGATAATACAATAGGTAAAAGCATCTCTATGTAA
- a CDS encoding carboxymuconolactone decarboxylase family protein, with product MRILEKNIKKTPWYLKPFFWNQKRKYGQILEPALIWARIPRLFLAVAAMYGVIDRKKSPLSPILRSLITVRVSQINWCAFCVDINSATLIKRAGSEARYKQLAKWRSSSLFSPEEKAALDYAEKVTYSYQRPDDECFNQLKLYYSEQEIIELTALIAFQNMSSKFNSALGVEAQGFCSRQLTGKS from the coding sequence ATGAGAATTTTGGAAAAAAATATCAAGAAGACTCCCTGGTATTTAAAACCATTCTTCTGGAATCAAAAAAGAAAATACGGCCAAATACTCGAACCTGCTTTGATTTGGGCAAGAATTCCCAGGTTATTTTTGGCAGTTGCTGCTATGTATGGCGTGATAGACAGAAAAAAATCACCACTTTCCCCAATATTACGCTCTCTCATCACTGTCAGGGTTTCTCAAATTAACTGGTGTGCGTTTTGTGTTGATATTAATTCAGCAACTTTAATTAAAAGGGCTGGAAGTGAAGCACGGTATAAACAACTGGCGAAATGGAGGAGTTCCTCATTATTTTCACCAGAAGAAAAAGCGGCATTGGATTATGCTGAAAAAGTAACTTATTCTTATCAACGTCCTGATGATGAGTGCTTCAATCAATTGAAATTGTATTATTCTGAACAGGAAATCATTGAATTGACAGCACTGATTGCATTTCAGAATATGTCCAGTAAATTTAATAGTGCCCTTGGCGTTGAAGCACAAGGATTTTGTTCGAGGCAACTGACTGGCAAAAGCTGA